The Sorghum bicolor cultivar BTx623 chromosome 6, Sorghum_bicolor_NCBIv3, whole genome shotgun sequence genome contains the following window.
TATGATAGAAAATACTATTGGCTTATTTATTAcgatataaaaatattattaaatgacCGACAGATTTGGCTGATGAGCCGAAGATAAATAGAGGCAGTTTACATGTCGTGTTGTCACCTAGGGGCCATGCCAGCTCGACCACCGCCGCCAGGTGCCGCAACTACGCCCTCTGCTCGGCCAGGGCGGTCATGGCAGCGGGCTTTTCCTCTGCCGCTGGTGCCCCCATCGGCCATCGCTGATCGGAATTGGCCTGCGAGCCCGAGCCGGCGTTCCCCTGCTACCGATTCGTGCGAAGTCAGAGGGAAGGACTCAGTTTAGTTAATTGGAAAAAGTTTAGTGGGTTAACTGAAAAGTAATAAGAGAGTAATGAATAGTAGATATTTGAAATTTGGGGAAAAGCTTGCTtatgattagagcatgttctagTAATTTTCTCATGTGTCCAGAAAacatggcaaaaaaaaaacttggagCCAAATGACTCTTGAGGCATTACACAACACGCGGCACTACAGAGCTAATGGATTTTGTACCTATAAGGCTATAAGCACACATCTCGATAAaattactaaaaataatagaataaaattattttttgaagcagcatatatatttcCTTGAGAATACTTTGTTTTCTACTGTATTATGGTAATAAATTCCTATCCGTCGAACTGCATATTTGCAGATGTGCGTTGGTTTATGTGTAGTTATGTCATTGTTAGGAAAAACCATCAAGCAACAGGTATCATAGTCACCTCTGTGCGAGGACACATATGTACACCGTATAACTTTTTTTGTGAACATGTACTACGTAGTATAACTGTATATGTAAGGATTTTTTGTTTACGTATATATAAGGATTAGGAACGGACAGTTCTTCTACAACCTTGAAGTCAGGATAGATTTCTGCCAAAAGCAGAAATAAACACCTAATCATGGAAAGTCTTGTTCTTGCCTGAAGCTGTCCGGGCAGGGGCAGCAAATAGCAGCACCGCAGCAGTTCCTGCACCTACATAAAGTATATGCGAACGAATCGAACCACGGTAGACGGCACAACAAACAGGGATCAGGACGTGCCATCGTCGTCGTCCTTCGATCTCCCGCCATGTCTGCGACCCAACGGGAGCACCTAATCCAAGTCCCCGACACGCCTGCCTCCGAAGGGGAAGCAACCGCCGGTGCGTGGTGTACCGGATGATCCGGCGGACGAACCGTCCATAGGATTAGGATGGTGCGAGAAGGCGCTGATGTGCTTTGCGGTCGCTCTGGTCGTCGCATTCCTCGTCTTCGGTCTTCCTCTTGCATAATTTAGTTCTTCAAGAGTTTTACATAATTGAGTTGgtatttgttgttgtttgtaaatttttaaaacaaaatatAAAGTCTAAAAATAGGTCATCTTTAAGGGTTTTGTATAATTAAGTTGGCAATTAGCCAAAATGGACATGGCCGCGATTTTTTTCCTTCGTGCACGCTCGCGATCGTCTTTCCGCGCGACTTTCCTTCGCGCGCGTAAAGTCGCTCGCGATCGGCAGTGGACGGCGACAGGTGGAGAGGGAGTTTTTGCGTGATATGGAGTCGGTCGCGATCGGCAGCGGACGGCAGCGCGTGGAGAGCCAGTGCTCGCGATGGAGTCCTTGGAGACTACGATCGGCTACGGACGGCGGCGCGTAGAGGGCcgagggggggggggttgtCGTGATCGATGGACCATATATGGCGCGAAGAAAGTCCGGGTCGTGCGGGGGACCGGGAGACGCGCGCGATCGGCCTTTTGCCAAGCCGTTCGCGACTTAGCATATATGCCAAGTGTGCTCTCACATTTGCTAAATTGCCCAAAATACAATCTCCAAATGCAAAACTATTGGataccttttttttatttttggcaaattataaaaatacaaagtcCAAATGCAAAACTCTTCAAGATACTCTCAGTAGCTATGattaaaaggagctaaaatagtttagttccattagtcatagctaaaataattttatagCTAGCTAAACACCACCCCAGATCATTTTTCTCCCGTCGGCTGAGAGCTCTCCCGCCGGCTGCGTGTCCTCCGTCAGTAGCGCACAAACTTCCCCCACGTTACAGCTAAACCCGTCCGGAGAGTTCTCTCCCGTCGGTACCTACCGTCACGAAGAGTTTTTCGGGCCTTCCCCCAGGATGTCGCGCGCTCCTTGGAGCCTTTGGCGCGCAGAAACAGCCTCGCGCGCGCTCTCGCCCGCCAAAAAGTGACAAACGCGCGCCAAGGAGTCGAGCGAAATTATTTGGCCGCGCTCTCGCTCCTCCAAAACAGCCTCAGAGCCTATCTTTTCGACCTTATCCGTTCTCCCACCCGCGTCCAGCTCGGGTCGTCGCTCAAGCGCGTAGCGGCGGCGCGCATCCACCAGCAGCGGCCCACCGCGGCGCCACCCCAGCCACGGTTGCTGCTTGCCGCGAACAGCCCCCTCCCCATCCACCACTGCTTCCTGTTGCGACGCCGCCGGCCGCAACGTCGCTGGCCACCAGGGCTCCGCCAACCACCAGAGCGCCGGCGGCTGCAGTGCCTGCACCCAGTCACCAGCAACCCCACCCGCCGCCCTGTGGTGCTGCACGCCGACCTGAAGGGCAGCAGCCCCCTCCACTGTCGTACGTGCTCCATCTTTTCTTGATTTATTTTCCATCTTTAGATCTCCAATCAATTTTGCATCTTGTAGTTCTCTTTTTGCCCTTGTTAATTGATGCGCATCTGACCTGATTTTGCCTGCCGTGACATTTGAGATGCAGTGGGAGCttctttgttgttgcagcaccaGACGAGGCATCCTGGACCACCAAATCTCTGGCATCTGTCTGGAAATATTTGGCTCCCACTGACGGACAGCAAGGTCAGAACTTGTAGAATATATAATCTTGATTTGCACTAGACTAGCTGTGGTGAATTAACTGCTATCTGCTAGCTATTGTGATCCCTGCAGCAATATTGCAATATCAAAGTTTGGTTGTAGTACTGACTGGAAGATTTTGCTTCCAGTTCTTTCAAAGTTTGCATCTAGATGTACTATTGATTGATGTCCGTTGACTATTTTTGCTGCTCTAAATATACAGATTAAGTCACCTGTCAATAAATTTTGTTGCTCTAGTTTGCACAAATTTTGCTAGCTATATAGGAAATCTGTTATTATGTCTTTTAATGTTATATTATTAGTTGTAtatgaattttattttgtttGATTGGAGCAATTTGTGATatgtctaaatttctaacaaGTTTCTCACTCTAGTGGGCTGTTGCTGCTTCACTTGGTTCTCTGTGTGATTTCTGAACTGACCTCGAAGTCTTGGACAACTGCTGTGACTCGGCTAGCCGCTGGTTAGTTCTCATCTTCTTATACAAGCTGGCAGATAAGATATGGCAGATCGTGAGTGGATGTATAGTGGTTGGAAGCGTGGTAGGCTATCAAAAGAATGGGTTgataaaacaaaagagtttttggaTCATGCCTTCTCAATCCCTGAATTAGTTGAGTCTGATACAATTAGGTGCCCTTGTTCCATGTGCCGGAATTATTTCAGGCATAAAAGGCCTAGGATAGAGCTACATTTGTGCCACAATGGGTTCAAGGAAAATTACCAAACTTGGACGGCACATGGGGAGAGGCAGGGAAATCACAACCTTGAGATTGGTTCTGGGGTAGAACGTGAGGGATTTGGTGAGACAGATCGGATGGATGCTATGCTAGTTGACTTAGCTGGTGAGCAACCACCATTAGCTGATGAAACACCTACTGGTTTTGCAGAAGCCTTCTATAGAATGGTTGTTAGTGCAGATGAGCAAGTACATGAGCAAACCTTGCACTCTAGGCTCTCTGCTGTTGCTCGTCTATTGGCCATTAAATCACAGTACAATCTTTCAGTGGCATGTTATGATGATTATGTGGAACTCTTGCATGAACTCCTCCCTCCTGGTTCTAAGATTCCTAAGGGCTTCTACCGTTCTAAAAAATTGCTAGAGGGCCTTGGTATGCCATACCATAAAATTGATGTTT
Protein-coding sequences here:
- the LOC8075914 gene encoding uncharacterized protein LOC8075914, producing MAVLITGCVLLVVFLSREFPTGDPVFSVAVTGVAGLDPPRDLSSASAGDGTLSPAFNLTLHIDNTRNSRYRACVPDLSTAAVSYGDAVLAANGTVPAFCAKEKRESERVAARAWGDAVAVPRFLLEQMAGELAAGEAAVDVKVTMPRYSALGTCGDAVLSCKAKIGDGAGPSPPSKPVRRVLSRRYLPSRRVFRAFPQDVARSLEPLARRNSLARALARQKVTNARQGVERNYLAALSLLQNSLRAYLFDLIRSPTRVQLGSSLKRVAAARIHQQRPTAAPPQPRLLLAANSPLPIHHCFLLRRRRPQRRWPPGLRQPPERRRLQCLHPVTSNPTRRPVVLHADLKGSSPLHCLGASLLLQHQTRHPGPPNLWHLSGNIWLPLTDSKGDTIDGSSRASANMDRDNSDGH